A genomic segment from Rhizoctonia solani chromosome 11, complete sequence encodes:
- a CDS encoding aspartyl protease has protein sequence MLTSVVLAAAFAATAVSGSPIAEDRTISIPLHKRGSPLNKDGKIIPSALARQVAKVQNKAKRQAEPLIDEEDDLLWAGTITIGTPGQSFLIDFDTGSADLWVPSSSCRTSGCSPHKKYTASSSSTSKSQSGSFSIQYGDGSTASGPIYSDTVTVGGLSVTSQYFSPVTSESSSFASDPEDGIMGEISSPVFSFRLATTGSELYLGGTNAAKYSGSITYVPLTSKTYWLTTGSSSIGSTVGYSGAMIIDSGTTIIVGRHLLPPTVSFTFNGAKFTIPSSDFNLGTIDNAGTRCVGAIVGTSGVPANAWIVGDPHEADIYCIRPG, from the exons ATGCTCACCTCTGTTGTACTCGCCGCCGCCTTTGCTGCCACCGCCGTGTCAGGTAGCCCAATCGCTGAAGATAGGACTATTTCAATCCCCCTTCATAAGCGCGGTTCGCCTTTGAATAAAGACGGCAAAATTATCCCTTCCGCGTTGGCTCGCCAAGTTGCCAAGGTTCAAAA CAAGGCTAAGCGTCAAGCCGAACCTCTTATTGATGAGGAGGACGACCTGC TTTGGGCTGGCACCATCACCATTGGTACCCCTGGACAGAGCTTTTTGATAGATTTTGACAC TGGTTCGGCCGACTTGTGGGTGCCATCCTCAAGCTGCAGAACATCGGGATGCTCTCCTCATAAGAAATATACTGCATCCTCGTCTTCCACTTCGAAGAGCCAAAGCGGGTCATTTTCTATTCAATATGGTGATGGAAGTACTGCTTCGGGCCCTATCTATAGTGACACTGTGACAGTGGGTGGGCTAAGCGTTACTAG CCAATACTTTTCCCCTGTTACTTCGGAATCCTCTAGCTTTGCGTCAGATCCCGAAGATGGTATCATGG GCGAAATATCTTCTCCAGTTTTCTCTTTCCGCCTGGCTACTACCGGGTCGGAACTTTACCTGGGCGGGACTAATGCTGCCAAGTACTCTGGCTCAATCACCTATGTGCCGCTGACATCCAAGACCTATTGGCTCACAACTGGTTCGTCATCGATCGGAAGCACTGTGGGGTATTCTGGTGCCATGATTATTGATTCTGGCACTACAATAATTGTTGGCCGACATCTTCT TCCACCTACAGTCAGCTTTACCTTTAATGGGGCGAAATTCACAATTCCTTCTTCCGACTTTAACT TGGGTACAATTGATAATGCTGGTACCCGTTGTGTGGGAGCTATTGTGGGAACCAGCGGTGTTCCGGCTAACGCCTGGATTGTTGGCGACCCTCATGAAGCAGACATATACTGTATTCGACCAGGCTAA